The genomic stretch TCAAAGTGAGATTGGTAGGCAGCAGAAGCCGGTTCAGGATCAAAAGATGATACACCGTTATCAGCTGATCCGTTTTTCATCAGCTTCCAGCCGTAATACACCATAGCGGCCGCCAATGCGATTCCGACGACAAACGGAAGTGAGCAGATGAGCATAATGGCTCCGATACCGCCCACGATGATTCCCGTGATGGTTTTTCCCGCGGCAAACCTTTTGATTCCTGCGTATGTCATCAAGCTCCCGATGGCGAGCGGGATGATAAAGCCGAAGCTTCCTCCTCCAAAAAAGACGGAGATCCCAAATACAATTAATAAGAATCCGCCTATTGTTTTCTTGTTTATTTTCATGCAGATCCTCCTTTCGTTTTCCTTGTCTTCATCTTATACAAGTTGGAAGATATGCAAAACGAATCAGAGATTGATTTTTATATAAGACCGGAGTCGTATCTCGCACCGGACCCATTGGCACAAAAAAACGCCATGCACGAGGCATGGCGTTTTAAAACCCTTTACAGATGAACACTTGCTTCCCTTTCTTTAATTAGGTCGGACCTTTCTGCTTTGGCCAATTTTGTAAACAGCAAGATTCCGATACCCGCAATAATTTCGACAATCCCACCGACAGCGATCACTTTACCTGAGCCGAAAGCATTAGCGGCATACCCGCAAATGACAGCTCCGGCAGGGATCGAAATATTTGAGATCATATGTATAACGGCGTAAACCTGCGGCTGATCCTCACTATCCACAGACGTCTGGATAATCGTGTACTCAGGAACATTAACAGCACTGACTGCGGCACCAAAGGTAAAAGCAGCGAAAAAGACGAGCGGCAAAAAGGTATTCATCCCGGTAATAAAGAAAGCAAATCCTTCAATAATGCCGGCAGTGACGAATAACAAGCCGTACCTGTTTACCTTGACTTTCGCCAGCACAAACCCTAATAAAAACGCGCCCGCGGCGGTGGTGGCCTTTAAAAGCGAGTATACGATCGGCTGGCCGTTTAAATCTTCCGCAACGTATACGGCAGAGAGCGCTTCCCATGGGGCAGCCGCGAAATTCATAAAGATACAGTAAATGGCGAGCGGATATAAAATCTGGTGTTTTCTGACGAGCCTAAAGCCGCGTTTCAGTCTTCCGATATATGTGCCTCTCTGTGTAACAACCGCAGACTCTGATTGAGATTCAACCGCAGTGTACTTAATAAAAAGAACGAGAAAACCTGACACCAAATAGAGCACAAGTGCGATAAGCATGGTATAAGAAGGACTAATAAATGTAAGAAAAGCGCCGCATAATGTGACAGCCCCAAGCCGGACAATTTGAGCGGAGGATTGCAGCACAGCGTTTGCTTTTTGAATGCCCTGTTCATTGACGATTTGAGGAATCAAAGCGATAGAGGCGGGATTGTAGGCAGCTCCAGTAGCTGAATGCACAATCATAAGCGTCATGACAAACCACAGCGGAGAGAAGCCCGCAAAATGACATAGAGGGATAATCAAAACAATCGCCGCCCTT from Bacillus subtilis subsp. subtilis str. 168 encodes the following:
- the liaI gene encoding membrane anchor for the phage-shock protein A homolog LiaH (Evidence 1a: Function from experimental evidences in the studied strain; PubMedId: 15273097, 15849754, 16816187, 16850406, 22720735, 24666271, 28546427; Product type s: structure) is translated as MKINKKTIGGFLLIVFGISVFFGGGSFGFIIPLAIGSLMTYAGIKRFAAGKTITGIIVGGIGAIMLICSLPFVVGIALAAAMVYYGWKLMKNGSADNGVSSFDPEPASAAYQSHFDDEWEEFLKKK
- the yvqJ gene encoding putative efflux protein (Evidence 3: Putative function from multiple computational evidences; PubMedId: 15273097, 15849754, 16850406; Product type t: transporter); translated protein: MVNLIESDSIWKRNFNYLFFSRIVKISGDMFAFNSILWFLIYDGKGAIGTALLIAVTFLPEAVLAPVTGPFMKQTTLKFWMYFSDLTRAAIVLIIPLCHFAGFSPLWFVMTLMIVHSATGAAYNPASIALIPQIVNEQGIQKANAVLQSSAQIVRLGAVTLCGAFLTFISPSYTMLIALVLYLVSGFLVLFIKYTAVESQSESAVVTQRGTYIGRLKRGFRLVRKHQILYPLAIYCIFMNFAAAPWEALSAVYVAEDLNGQPIVYSLLKATTAAGAFLLGFVLAKVKVNRYGLLFVTAGIIEGFAFFITGMNTFLPLVFFAAFTFGAAVSAVNVPEYTIIQTSVDSEDQPQVYAVIHMISNISIPAGAVICGYAANAFGSGKVIAVGGIVEIIAGIGILLFTKLAKAERSDLIKEREASVHL